A single window of Plasmodium relictum strain SGS1 genome assembly, contig: PRELSG_00_v1_95, whole genome shotgun sequence DNA harbors:
- the PSOP2 gene encoding secreted ookinete protein, putative: MGNLKIFVSFFCFLFFCFQVFNCEQYHDKKINLKIELIDKDLLLSSDHLKKEKNIVQNGKKINLKVFERIKENVLERAFIVKEIDKIKGLNSSKKKVISLDKLNETSNEDDSEVDNDEVQSNTTNEDSKDDGNNIKVISSEESMENDIHMLRKVYQRNSKDESTTYCYMRYTFNLNLEKLNESNRSEIFKGLDKTSDYLNFLPKDDEVSDTESILDREYKQMDNSTEPSDSIISNVELKNDNINIFNNSDYIDTIDEIINYFDSKSDELNIPSSLKYKLLNEKINLHTDNNDTSYLLENNSQIGEYYLYEMLKTLKNSFIMKKKKIIFSSSTKEDDDNKSIFGENEDYIFINSIEKTFYCYNILKKNDIFRSFIINEEDKEENITKNVDIKTHVHEHLSNEISKEENSNDVENIKECEYFFKSILQNKMFLSKDTDISNNLSNTESKREEEKEDEKKEEKEDEEKEEKEEKEDEEKEEKEDEEKEEKEDEEKEEKEDEEKEENSNDENAIFKNFNSSERKSNFRDSYNLNNEHNSSTNLIQKKTNNTPDLSYLQNNQNYLKETQAFSELLEEIKKDKMYYEYNDDDDNEYDDSEDEDEENDNIDEEEDENDEDEDDEDYNKDNEEDDEDYNKDNEEDDDVDDDVYDDEDDDEDDDVDEDDISEEEIGEKKFGAKSILKSLAKKGANKLIDKATDSISKTINKKFNVGNLLDKATKVVNKVKKGVNNGKKVVNKVKKESKKGSDKVKKGKKSTNKVKKESKKGSDKVKKGKKGTKKVKSEATNSPNNLRKKKNGDINKNKNTSNKSQNNKKKTLKSKSTSKKNSTGSSGKKDSKKEISLLSMSSESVKNTLNKSKIRKEIEKIDKEYKKLKKMENKIKEELKTPVPSDKKIITEFDEFEKLHKKDELK; the protein is encoded by the coding sequence ATgggaaatttaaaaatattcgtttcttttttttgttttttgtttttttgttttcaagTTTTTAATTGTGAACAATAtcatgataaaaaaattaatttaaaaatagagCTAATTGATAaagatttattattatcatctgatcatttaaagaaagaaaaaaatatagtccaaaatggaaaaaaaattaatttaaaagtttttgaaaggataaaagaaaatgttcTAGAAAGAGCTTTTATTGTAAAAGAAATAGACAAGATAAAAGGTTTGAattcatcaaaaaaaaaagtaattagCTTAGATAAATTGAACGAAACATCTAATGAAGATGATAGTGAAGTGGATAATGATGAAGTACAGAGTAATACAACTAATGAAGATAGTAAAGATGAcggaaataatataaaagttaTTTCATCTGAAGAATCTATGGAAAATGACATTCATATGTTACGTAAGGTATACCAAAGAAATTCAAAAGATGAATCAACAACGTACTGTTATATGAGATATACATTCaatttaaatttagaaaaactAAATGAGAGTAACAGAAGTGAAATATTTAAAGGTCTAGATAAAACATCAGattatctaaattttttaccAAAAGATGATGAAGTTAGCGATACTGAATCCATACTAGATAGAGAATACAAACAAATGGATAACTCAACAGAACCCAGTGACTCCATTATATCAAAtgttgaattaaaaaatgataatattaatatatttaataattcagATTATATTGATACTATCGACgaaattattaattactTCGATAGTAAAAGTGATGAATTAAATATACCCTCCTCccttaaatataaattattaaatgaaaaaattaatttgcATACAGATAACAATGATACTTCCTATTTATTGGAAAATAATTCCCAGATAGGAGAATATTATCTTTACGAAATGttaaaaactttaaaaaattcttttatcatgaagaaaaaaaaaataatattttcgaGTAGTACAAAAGAAgatgatgataataaaagtatttttggtgaaaatgaagattatatttttataaattcaattgagaaaacattttattgctataacatattaaaaaaaaatgatatatttcgttcttttattataaatgaagaagataaagaagaaaatataaccAAAAATGTAGATATTAAAACTCATGTACATGAACATTTATCAAATGAAATATCAAAAGAGGAAAATAGTAATGAcgtagaaaatataaaagagtgtgaatatttttttaaatcaattTTACAAAACAAAATGTTTTTAAGTAAAGATACAGatatttcaaataatttgAGTAACACAGAATCTAAAagagaagaagaaaaagaagacgagaaaaaagaagagaaaGAAGATGaggaaaaagaagaaaaggaagaaaaagaagatgaggaaaaagaagaaaaagaagatgaggaaaaagaagaaaaagaagatgaggaaaaagaagaaaaagaagatgaggaaaaagaagaaaattcaaatgatgaaaatgctatttttaaaaattttaattcatcAGAGAGAAAATCAAACTTTAGAGATTCTtacaatttaaataatgaacatAATTCTAGTACTAAtctaatacaaaaaaaaacaaataatacTCCAGATTTATcatatttacaaaataatcagaattatttaaaagaaactCAAGCATTTAGTGAATTGTTagaggaaataaaaaaagataaaatgtATTATGAATATAATGATGACGATGATAATGAGTATGATGATAgtgaagatgaagatgaagaaaacGATAACATAGATGAAGAGGAAGATGAAAATGATGAAGACGAAGATGATGAAGattataataaagataatgaGGAGGATGATGAAGattataataaagataatgaGGAGGATGATGATGTAGATGATGATGTATATGACGATGAAGATGACGATGAAGATGACGATGTAGATGAAGACGACATCAGTGAGGAGGAAAttggagaaaaaaaatttggaGCAAAAAGTATATTGAAAAGTTTAGCAAAAAAGGGTGCCAACAAGCTAATAGATAAAGCAACCGATAGTATTTCAAAgactataaataaaaaatttaatgtaGGTAATTTATTAGATAAAGCAACTAAGGTAGTtaataaagttaaaaaagGAGTTAATAATGGTAAAAAGGTTGTtaataaagttaaaaaagaatCAAAAAAAGGCTCTGATAAagttaaaaaaggaaaaaagagCACTAACaaagttaaaaaagaatCAAAAAAAGGCTCTGATAAagttaaaaaaggaaaaaagggcactaaaaaagttaaaagtGAAGCAACAAACTCTCCTAATAatttgagaaaaaaaaaaaatggagatattaataaaaataaaaatacatctAATAAAAgtcaaaataataaaaagaaaacgTTGAAATCAAAATctacttcaaaaaaaaattctacgGGATCATCAGGGAAAAAAGATTCAAAGAAAGAAATATCTTTATTAAGTATGTCTTCAGAATCAGTTAAAAATACTCTAAATAAGAGTAAAATAAGAAAGGAAATAGAGAAAATTGATAAAGAATACAAAAAGCtgaaaaaaatggaaaataaaataaaggaaGAACTAAAAACACCTGTTCCGtcagataaaaaaataattactgAATTTGAtgaatttgaaaaattacataaaaaagatgaattaaaataa